The Daucus carota subsp. sativus chromosome 7, DH1 v3.0, whole genome shotgun sequence genome window below encodes:
- the LOC108194948 gene encoding protein STRUBBELIG-RECEPTOR FAMILY 2 isoform X2, translated as MSARSLWLYFTLLVFLALVLQASAETDEHETKSLQDLHRTLNIPSQLKGWRTNGGDPCAESWTGVTCKGSSVVQLEIPGLQLGGNLGYQLSDLRNLKKLDMSSNRIQGPIPYALPANLSYLNLAHNMFSQNLPYSLTNMKHLKLLNLSHNSLSGPIGDVFTGLTNLKEMDLSYNNFTGDLPSSFQGLINLSKLFLESNGFTGSVTLLSELPLSDLDIQDNHFSGVIPPSFRGIPNLWLGGNRFHRRTGDIPWFFPWFDFTPHITSPPPPSSEATNGSSPPYCPKKEQKTKDYAPGAIICIICGVALFLAAILFAVARIKQRVAAAVFLAAARIQQRGRSHRRQESSPGSGQSLPSTAREESSVLPDSSSPRVIQRGTTSSTSPRGQAFQTPILTETSEGLKWIMNYEMVERYHTAAAAVTEADPVENPSHSRIWRLWTKKGAMFLAKQ; from the exons ATGTCCGCGAGGAGTTTGTGGCTGTATTTTACTCTTCTCGTCTTCTTAGCCCTAGTTCTCCAAGCTAGTGCTGAGACTGATGAACACGAAA CCAAGTCACTTCAAGACCTGCACAGAACCCTGAATATTCCGTCACAGCTCAAGGGATGGAGGACAAATGGCGGGGATCCATGTGCAGAATCATGGACAGGAGTTACCTGCAAGGGCTCATCAGTGGTTCAATT AGAAATTCCTGGGCTTCAGCTTGGTGGTAACCTAGGGTATCAACTATCTGATCTTCGGAACTTGAAGAAGCT GGACATGAGCTCAAACCGGATTCAGGGTCCGATTCCATACGCCCTACCGGCTAATCTCAGTTACTT gaacctagcacacaataTGTTTAGCCAGAACCTGCCGTACTCCTTGACAAACATGAAGCATCTTAAGCTTTT AAATTTGAGCCACAACTCACTATCTGGACCAATTGGAGACGTTTTCACAGGACTGACAAACCTCAAAGAAAT GGATTTGTCATACAATAATTTCACTGGAGATTTACCCAGTTCATTTCAAGGCTTAATTAATTTGAGCAAATT GTTCTTAGAGAGCAATGGATTTACTGGATCTGTCACCCTTCTTTCTGAACTCCCTCTCTCAGATTT GGATATCCAAGATAACCACTTTAGCGGTGTAATACCACCTAGTTTCCGAGGAATACCTAATCTATG GTTAGGAGGAAACAGATTCCATAGAAGAACAGGTGATATACCTTGGTTTTTCCCCTGGTTTGACTTCACACCTCATATCACTAGTCCACCTCCACCATCTAGCGAGGCTACCAATGGTAGCAGTCCTCCATATTGTCCGAAAAAGGAGCAAAAGACAAAAGATTATGCTCCTGGTGCAATCATTTGTATCATTTGTGGAGTCGCCCTTTTCTTAGCAGCAATTCTTTTTGCTGTGGCCCGGATTAAGCAAAGGGTCGCAGCAGCAGTTTTCTTAGCTGCGGCCCGGATTCAGCAAAGGGGAAGAAGCCATAGACGGCAGGAGAGCAGTCCTGGCTCAGGTCAGTCTCTTCCAAGTACAGCCAGAG AGGAAAGCTCAGTACTACCTGATAGTAGTTCTCCACGTGTGATTCAGAGGGGGACAACATCAAGTACAAGTCCCCGTGGACAA GCGTTCCAGACCCCAATATTGACCGAGACATCCGAAGGTCTGAAGTGGATAATGAACTATGAGATGGTAGAAAGATACCACACTGCAGCAGCTGCTGTCACTGAAGCTGATCCTGTAGAAAATCCATCCCACTCAAGAATCTGGCGCCTCTGGACAAAAAAAGGGGCGATGTTTTTAGCCAAACAGTAA
- the LOC108194948 gene encoding protein STRUBBELIG-RECEPTOR FAMILY 2 isoform X4 yields MSARSLWLYFTLLVFLALVLQASAETDEHETKSLQDLHRTLNIPSQLKGWRTNGGDPCAESWTGVTCKGSSVVQLEIPGLQLGGNLGYQLSDLRNLKKLDMSSNRIQGPIPYALPANLSYLNLAHNMFSQNLPYSLTNMKHLKLLNLSHNSLSGPIGDVFTGLTNLKEMDLSYNNFTGDLPSSFQGLINLSKLFLESNGFTGSVTLLSELPLSDLDIQDNHFSGVIPPSFRGIPNLWLGGNRFHRRTGDIPWFFPWFDFTPHITSPPPPSSEATNGSSPPYCPKKEQKTKDYAPGAIICIICGVALFLAAILFAVARIKQRVAAAVFLAAARIQQRGRSHRRQESSPGSEESSVLPDSSSPRVIQRGTTSSTSPRGQAFQTPILTETSEGLKWIMNYEMVERYHTAAAAVTEADPVENPSHSRIWRLWTKKGAMFLAKQ; encoded by the exons ATGTCCGCGAGGAGTTTGTGGCTGTATTTTACTCTTCTCGTCTTCTTAGCCCTAGTTCTCCAAGCTAGTGCTGAGACTGATGAACACGAAA CCAAGTCACTTCAAGACCTGCACAGAACCCTGAATATTCCGTCACAGCTCAAGGGATGGAGGACAAATGGCGGGGATCCATGTGCAGAATCATGGACAGGAGTTACCTGCAAGGGCTCATCAGTGGTTCAATT AGAAATTCCTGGGCTTCAGCTTGGTGGTAACCTAGGGTATCAACTATCTGATCTTCGGAACTTGAAGAAGCT GGACATGAGCTCAAACCGGATTCAGGGTCCGATTCCATACGCCCTACCGGCTAATCTCAGTTACTT gaacctagcacacaataTGTTTAGCCAGAACCTGCCGTACTCCTTGACAAACATGAAGCATCTTAAGCTTTT AAATTTGAGCCACAACTCACTATCTGGACCAATTGGAGACGTTTTCACAGGACTGACAAACCTCAAAGAAAT GGATTTGTCATACAATAATTTCACTGGAGATTTACCCAGTTCATTTCAAGGCTTAATTAATTTGAGCAAATT GTTCTTAGAGAGCAATGGATTTACTGGATCTGTCACCCTTCTTTCTGAACTCCCTCTCTCAGATTT GGATATCCAAGATAACCACTTTAGCGGTGTAATACCACCTAGTTTCCGAGGAATACCTAATCTATG GTTAGGAGGAAACAGATTCCATAGAAGAACAGGTGATATACCTTGGTTTTTCCCCTGGTTTGACTTCACACCTCATATCACTAGTCCACCTCCACCATCTAGCGAGGCTACCAATGGTAGCAGTCCTCCATATTGTCCGAAAAAGGAGCAAAAGACAAAAGATTATGCTCCTGGTGCAATCATTTGTATCATTTGTGGAGTCGCCCTTTTCTTAGCAGCAATTCTTTTTGCTGTGGCCCGGATTAAGCAAAGGGTCGCAGCAGCAGTTTTCTTAGCTGCGGCCCGGATTCAGCAAAGGGGAAGAAGCCATAGACGGCAGGAGAGCAGTCCTGGCTCAG AGGAAAGCTCAGTACTACCTGATAGTAGTTCTCCACGTGTGATTCAGAGGGGGACAACATCAAGTACAAGTCCCCGTGGACAA GCGTTCCAGACCCCAATATTGACCGAGACATCCGAAGGTCTGAAGTGGATAATGAACTATGAGATGGTAGAAAGATACCACACTGCAGCAGCTGCTGTCACTGAAGCTGATCCTGTAGAAAATCCATCCCACTCAAGAATCTGGCGCCTCTGGACAAAAAAAGGGGCGATGTTTTTAGCCAAACAGTAA
- the LOC108194948 gene encoding protein STRUBBELIG-RECEPTOR FAMILY 2 isoform X1 encodes MSARSLWLYFTLLVFLALVLQASAETDEHETKSLQDLHRTLNIPSQLKGWRTNGGDPCAESWTGVTCKGSSVVQLEIPGLQLGGNLGYQLSDLRNLKKLDMSSNRIQGPIPYALPANLSYLNLAHNMFSQNLPYSLTNMKHLKLLNLSHNSLSGPIGDVFTGLTNLKEMDLSYNNFTGDLPSSFQGLINLSKLFLESNGFTGSVTLLSELPLSDLDIQDNHFSGVIPPSFRGIPNLWLGGNRFHRRTGDIPWFFPWFDFTPHITSPPPPSSEATNGSSPPYCPKKEQKTKDYAPGAIICIICGVALFLAAILFAVARIKQRVAAAVFLAAARIQQRGRSHRRQESSPGSGQSLPSTAREFSSTAPEESSVLPDSSSPRVIQRGTTSSTSPRGQAFQTPILTETSEGLKWIMNYEMVERYHTAAAAVTEADPVENPSHSRIWRLWTKKGAMFLAKQ; translated from the exons ATGTCCGCGAGGAGTTTGTGGCTGTATTTTACTCTTCTCGTCTTCTTAGCCCTAGTTCTCCAAGCTAGTGCTGAGACTGATGAACACGAAA CCAAGTCACTTCAAGACCTGCACAGAACCCTGAATATTCCGTCACAGCTCAAGGGATGGAGGACAAATGGCGGGGATCCATGTGCAGAATCATGGACAGGAGTTACCTGCAAGGGCTCATCAGTGGTTCAATT AGAAATTCCTGGGCTTCAGCTTGGTGGTAACCTAGGGTATCAACTATCTGATCTTCGGAACTTGAAGAAGCT GGACATGAGCTCAAACCGGATTCAGGGTCCGATTCCATACGCCCTACCGGCTAATCTCAGTTACTT gaacctagcacacaataTGTTTAGCCAGAACCTGCCGTACTCCTTGACAAACATGAAGCATCTTAAGCTTTT AAATTTGAGCCACAACTCACTATCTGGACCAATTGGAGACGTTTTCACAGGACTGACAAACCTCAAAGAAAT GGATTTGTCATACAATAATTTCACTGGAGATTTACCCAGTTCATTTCAAGGCTTAATTAATTTGAGCAAATT GTTCTTAGAGAGCAATGGATTTACTGGATCTGTCACCCTTCTTTCTGAACTCCCTCTCTCAGATTT GGATATCCAAGATAACCACTTTAGCGGTGTAATACCACCTAGTTTCCGAGGAATACCTAATCTATG GTTAGGAGGAAACAGATTCCATAGAAGAACAGGTGATATACCTTGGTTTTTCCCCTGGTTTGACTTCACACCTCATATCACTAGTCCACCTCCACCATCTAGCGAGGCTACCAATGGTAGCAGTCCTCCATATTGTCCGAAAAAGGAGCAAAAGACAAAAGATTATGCTCCTGGTGCAATCATTTGTATCATTTGTGGAGTCGCCCTTTTCTTAGCAGCAATTCTTTTTGCTGTGGCCCGGATTAAGCAAAGGGTCGCAGCAGCAGTTTTCTTAGCTGCGGCCCGGATTCAGCAAAGGGGAAGAAGCCATAGACGGCAGGAGAGCAGTCCTGGCTCAGGTCAGTCTCTTCCAAGTACAGCCAGAG AGTTCTCTTCCACTGCTCCAGAGGAAAGCTCAGTACTACCTGATAGTAGTTCTCCACGTGTGATTCAGAGGGGGACAACATCAAGTACAAGTCCCCGTGGACAA GCGTTCCAGACCCCAATATTGACCGAGACATCCGAAGGTCTGAAGTGGATAATGAACTATGAGATGGTAGAAAGATACCACACTGCAGCAGCTGCTGTCACTGAAGCTGATCCTGTAGAAAATCCATCCCACTCAAGAATCTGGCGCCTCTGGACAAAAAAAGGGGCGATGTTTTTAGCCAAACAGTAA
- the LOC108194948 gene encoding protein STRUBBELIG-RECEPTOR FAMILY 2 isoform X3: protein MSARSLWLYFTLLVFLALVLQASAETDEHETKSLQDLHRTLNIPSQLKGWRTNGGDPCAESWTGVTCKGSSVVQLEIPGLQLGGNLGYQLSDLRNLKKLDMSSNRIQGPIPYALPANLSYLNLAHNMFSQNLPYSLTNMKHLKLLNLSHNSLSGPIGDVFTGLTNLKEMDLSYNNFTGDLPSSFQGLINLSKLFLESNGFTGSVTLLSELPLSDLDIQDNHFSGVIPPSFRGIPNLWLGGNRFHRRTGDIPWFFPWFDFTPHITSPPPPSSEATNGSSPPYCPKKEQKTKDYAPGAIICIICGVALFLAAILFAVARIKQRVAAAVFLAAARIQQRGRSHRRQESSPGSEFSSTAPEESSVLPDSSSPRVIQRGTTSSTSPRGQAFQTPILTETSEGLKWIMNYEMVERYHTAAAAVTEADPVENPSHSRIWRLWTKKGAMFLAKQ from the exons ATGTCCGCGAGGAGTTTGTGGCTGTATTTTACTCTTCTCGTCTTCTTAGCCCTAGTTCTCCAAGCTAGTGCTGAGACTGATGAACACGAAA CCAAGTCACTTCAAGACCTGCACAGAACCCTGAATATTCCGTCACAGCTCAAGGGATGGAGGACAAATGGCGGGGATCCATGTGCAGAATCATGGACAGGAGTTACCTGCAAGGGCTCATCAGTGGTTCAATT AGAAATTCCTGGGCTTCAGCTTGGTGGTAACCTAGGGTATCAACTATCTGATCTTCGGAACTTGAAGAAGCT GGACATGAGCTCAAACCGGATTCAGGGTCCGATTCCATACGCCCTACCGGCTAATCTCAGTTACTT gaacctagcacacaataTGTTTAGCCAGAACCTGCCGTACTCCTTGACAAACATGAAGCATCTTAAGCTTTT AAATTTGAGCCACAACTCACTATCTGGACCAATTGGAGACGTTTTCACAGGACTGACAAACCTCAAAGAAAT GGATTTGTCATACAATAATTTCACTGGAGATTTACCCAGTTCATTTCAAGGCTTAATTAATTTGAGCAAATT GTTCTTAGAGAGCAATGGATTTACTGGATCTGTCACCCTTCTTTCTGAACTCCCTCTCTCAGATTT GGATATCCAAGATAACCACTTTAGCGGTGTAATACCACCTAGTTTCCGAGGAATACCTAATCTATG GTTAGGAGGAAACAGATTCCATAGAAGAACAGGTGATATACCTTGGTTTTTCCCCTGGTTTGACTTCACACCTCATATCACTAGTCCACCTCCACCATCTAGCGAGGCTACCAATGGTAGCAGTCCTCCATATTGTCCGAAAAAGGAGCAAAAGACAAAAGATTATGCTCCTGGTGCAATCATTTGTATCATTTGTGGAGTCGCCCTTTTCTTAGCAGCAATTCTTTTTGCTGTGGCCCGGATTAAGCAAAGGGTCGCAGCAGCAGTTTTCTTAGCTGCGGCCCGGATTCAGCAAAGGGGAAGAAGCCATAGACGGCAGGAGAGCAGTCCTGGCTCAG AGTTCTCTTCCACTGCTCCAGAGGAAAGCTCAGTACTACCTGATAGTAGTTCTCCACGTGTGATTCAGAGGGGGACAACATCAAGTACAAGTCCCCGTGGACAA GCGTTCCAGACCCCAATATTGACCGAGACATCCGAAGGTCTGAAGTGGATAATGAACTATGAGATGGTAGAAAGATACCACACTGCAGCAGCTGCTGTCACTGAAGCTGATCCTGTAGAAAATCCATCCCACTCAAGAATCTGGCGCCTCTGGACAAAAAAAGGGGCGATGTTTTTAGCCAAACAGTAA
- the LOC108194948 gene encoding protein STRUBBELIG-RECEPTOR FAMILY 2 isoform X5 → MSARSLWLYFTLLVFLALVLQASAETDEHETKSLQDLHRTLNIPSQLKGWRTNGGDPCAESWTGVTCKGSSVVQLEIPGLQLGGNLGYQLSDLRNLKKLDMSSNRIQGPIPYALPANLSYLNLSHNSLSGPIGDVFTGLTNLKEMDLSYNNFTGDLPSSFQGLINLSKLFLESNGFTGSVTLLSELPLSDLDIQDNHFSGVIPPSFRGIPNLWLGGNRFHRRTGDIPWFFPWFDFTPHITSPPPPSSEATNGSSPPYCPKKEQKTKDYAPGAIICIICGVALFLAAILFAVARIKQRVAAAVFLAAARIQQRGRSHRRQESSPGSGQSLPSTAREFSSTAPEESSVLPDSSSPRVIQRGTTSSTSPRGQAFQTPILTETSEGLKWIMNYEMVERYHTAAAAVTEADPVENPSHSRIWRLWTKKGAMFLAKQ, encoded by the exons ATGTCCGCGAGGAGTTTGTGGCTGTATTTTACTCTTCTCGTCTTCTTAGCCCTAGTTCTCCAAGCTAGTGCTGAGACTGATGAACACGAAA CCAAGTCACTTCAAGACCTGCACAGAACCCTGAATATTCCGTCACAGCTCAAGGGATGGAGGACAAATGGCGGGGATCCATGTGCAGAATCATGGACAGGAGTTACCTGCAAGGGCTCATCAGTGGTTCAATT AGAAATTCCTGGGCTTCAGCTTGGTGGTAACCTAGGGTATCAACTATCTGATCTTCGGAACTTGAAGAAGCT GGACATGAGCTCAAACCGGATTCAGGGTCCGATTCCATACGCCCTACCGGCTAATCTCAGTTACTT AAATTTGAGCCACAACTCACTATCTGGACCAATTGGAGACGTTTTCACAGGACTGACAAACCTCAAAGAAAT GGATTTGTCATACAATAATTTCACTGGAGATTTACCCAGTTCATTTCAAGGCTTAATTAATTTGAGCAAATT GTTCTTAGAGAGCAATGGATTTACTGGATCTGTCACCCTTCTTTCTGAACTCCCTCTCTCAGATTT GGATATCCAAGATAACCACTTTAGCGGTGTAATACCACCTAGTTTCCGAGGAATACCTAATCTATG GTTAGGAGGAAACAGATTCCATAGAAGAACAGGTGATATACCTTGGTTTTTCCCCTGGTTTGACTTCACACCTCATATCACTAGTCCACCTCCACCATCTAGCGAGGCTACCAATGGTAGCAGTCCTCCATATTGTCCGAAAAAGGAGCAAAAGACAAAAGATTATGCTCCTGGTGCAATCATTTGTATCATTTGTGGAGTCGCCCTTTTCTTAGCAGCAATTCTTTTTGCTGTGGCCCGGATTAAGCAAAGGGTCGCAGCAGCAGTTTTCTTAGCTGCGGCCCGGATTCAGCAAAGGGGAAGAAGCCATAGACGGCAGGAGAGCAGTCCTGGCTCAGGTCAGTCTCTTCCAAGTACAGCCAGAG AGTTCTCTTCCACTGCTCCAGAGGAAAGCTCAGTACTACCTGATAGTAGTTCTCCACGTGTGATTCAGAGGGGGACAACATCAAGTACAAGTCCCCGTGGACAA GCGTTCCAGACCCCAATATTGACCGAGACATCCGAAGGTCTGAAGTGGATAATGAACTATGAGATGGTAGAAAGATACCACACTGCAGCAGCTGCTGTCACTGAAGCTGATCCTGTAGAAAATCCATCCCACTCAAGAATCTGGCGCCTCTGGACAAAAAAAGGGGCGATGTTTTTAGCCAAACAGTAA
- the LOC135148004 gene encoding uncharacterized protein LOC135148004, whose translation MECRMEVVIARAMGRLVVMTDENTKRGRSGGGGEGTGGGGEGTSGGGGGDGGGGDGVGGGGEGIDGGGDAIIRGGEGGGTTGGAAATGGGDEGGSGGGITGTKGGGEGMTNGGGLGGLLARLGEGLKGLSGD comes from the coding sequence ATGGAGTGTCGGATGGAGGTGGTGATAGCCAGGGCCATGGGAAGATTGGTTGTGATGACTGATGAGAATACGAAAAGGGGGAGATCAGGTGGTGGAGGGGAGGGTACTGGTGGTGGGGGGGAGGGGACTAGTGGTGGGGGTGGGGGTGATGGAGGAGGTGGTGATGGAGTGGGAGGTGGAGGGGAGGGAATTGATGGAGGGGGCGATGCGATTATAAGGGGTGGAGAAGGTGGTGGGACTACTGGTGGAGCTGCGGCTACTGGAGGGGGGGATGAAGGGGGAAGTGGTGGGGGAATTACAGGGACTAAAGGTGGTGGAGAAGGAATGACTAATGGGGGTGGATTGGGAGGGCTGCTGGCTCGTCTAGGGGAAGGGTTAAAAGGGTTATCAGGAGATTGA